The following are encoded in a window of Rhodothermus bifroesti genomic DNA:
- a CDS encoding alpha/beta fold hydrolase, producing MTLVVTERRQASFVYLEAGLAQRKPSLVLLHGMLGEPSNWDHTLLALAQAGYHALAPLLPMYDMPLKAANVPSLVAFMHRFVSALHLSPVIFVGNSLGGQLALLYTLTYPDQVVALVLTGSSGIEEVELGTSTFRRYDRAYIRERAALTFYDPGLVTDALIDRILAIIHDRQKALRLIRLARSAQSETVADRLDQLKQPVLLVWGKNDRITPPEVAQRFAQMLPQATLHFIDRCGHAPMMEQPEAFNAVLLAFLQRLATVSFNGRSRSAETDTTSPNLLFFRTASTT from the coding sequence ATGACGTTGGTTGTCACAGAGCGTCGACAAGCCTCTTTTGTGTATTTAGAAGCCGGTCTGGCGCAACGCAAACCTTCCCTGGTCTTGTTGCACGGCATGCTCGGAGAGCCGTCAAACTGGGATCATACGCTCCTAGCCCTAGCCCAAGCCGGCTACCACGCACTGGCGCCACTACTTCCGATGTATGATATGCCGCTCAAAGCGGCTAATGTACCCAGCCTCGTAGCCTTTATGCATCGCTTTGTAAGTGCGCTTCACCTATCGCCCGTAATTTTTGTAGGCAACTCGTTGGGGGGTCAACTGGCCCTGCTGTACACCCTAACTTATCCCGACCAGGTTGTCGCCTTAGTGCTTACAGGCTCAAGCGGTATCGAGGAAGTTGAACTAGGCACCAGTACCTTTCGCCGCTACGACCGCGCCTATATTCGTGAACGCGCAGCGCTGACGTTCTACGATCCTGGACTGGTTACCGATGCCCTGATTGATCGCATTTTAGCGATTATCCATGACCGGCAAAAAGCACTACGGCTGATTCGCCTGGCCCGCTCGGCTCAGTCCGAAACGGTCGCCGATCGGCTCGACCAGTTGAAGCAGCCAGTGCTGTTGGTTTGGGGAAAAAACGACCGCATCACACCACCTGAGGTGGCACAACGCTTTGCCCAAATGCTCCCCCAGGCTACGCTGCATTTTATCGATCGCTGCGGTCATGCGCCGATGATGGAGCAGCCCGAGGCATTTAATGCGGTTTTGCTTGCCTTTCTACAGCGCCTGGCCACCGTCTCATTCAACGGACGCTCGCGGTCTGCAGAAACAGACACCACATCCCCCAATCTCCTGTTTTTCCGAACCGCTTCCACTACCTAA
- a CDS encoding arsenate reductase ArsC, whose amino-acid sequence MEKLRVLFVCTHNAARSQMAEGLLRALAGDRYEVYSAGTDPRGVHPLAVRVMQELGIDLSTHCSKSVETYRTIPMDYVVTVCDHAREHCPYVPARRKNLHQSFPDPSAVGGDEEVRLEAFRRVRDQIRSWLEKTFL is encoded by the coding sequence ATGGAAAAGCTGCGTGTTTTGTTTGTGTGCACGCACAACGCTGCCCGGTCGCAAATGGCCGAAGGGCTACTTCGGGCCTTGGCAGGCGATCGCTACGAGGTCTACAGTGCTGGGACCGATCCTCGAGGTGTGCATCCGCTGGCTGTACGGGTGATGCAGGAACTCGGCATTGATCTAAGCACGCATTGTTCAAAGTCTGTCGAGACGTATCGCACGATCCCGATGGATTATGTAGTAACCGTGTGCGATCATGCTCGGGAGCATTGCCCGTATGTGCCGGCACGCCGAAAAAACTTGCACCAGAGCTTCCCTGACCCTTCAGCCGTCGGGGGAGACGAAGAAGTGCGTTTGGAGGCTTTTCGCCGCGTGCGCGACCAAATTCGAAGTTGGCTTGAGAAGACTTTTCTGTAA
- a CDS encoding DUF2911 domain-containing protein, with protein MHPHRLIFSALAALFLLPVAQAQDTVEVVPPPRSGSLERSPLALAATWIDDTYVKIVYGSPRKRGREIFGALVPYGEVWRTGANEATEITTTGDLNFGEHRLPAGTYSLFTIPYPDRWTIIVNRALGQWGAYEYNADLDLFRFDVPVRQTDKLYEGFTITFEQEGDSTFLYLRWDRTEVRIPIATAR; from the coding sequence ATGCATCCCCATCGCCTGATTTTTAGTGCACTTGCAGCATTGTTTTTGCTACCTGTGGCCCAAGCCCAAGATACGGTTGAAGTGGTGCCCCCACCCCGTTCTGGCAGCCTAGAGCGCAGTCCGTTAGCCCTGGCCGCTACGTGGATCGACGACACATATGTCAAGATCGTCTACGGTTCGCCACGTAAGCGCGGGCGGGAAATTTTTGGTGCGTTGGTGCCCTACGGCGAGGTCTGGCGCACCGGTGCCAACGAAGCCACTGAAATCACGACCACAGGCGACCTCAACTTTGGCGAGCATCGGCTGCCGGCCGGAACCTACAGCCTTTTTACGATCCCTTACCCGGATCGCTGGACCATCATTGTCAATCGGGCCCTGGGCCAATGGGGGGCTTACGAATACAACGCCGACCTGGACCTCTTCCGCTTTGATGTACCCGTCCGCCAAACCGACAAGCTTTACGAAGGCTTTACCATTACCTTCGAGCAAGAAGGCGACAGCACGTTCCTCTACCTGCGATGGGATCGCACCGAGGTACGCATTCCCATAGCGACTGCCCGTTAG
- a CDS encoding M1 family metallopeptidase produces the protein MRRWIAIWQGVGLLGLVACSTPPQDFYRPPPGVNVQHYAVSLTLEPETRRLEAQVMLEVRHQRNVAELPLCFTAALTIDSARVGDRPVQPVRRGERLVMPLSGSTRSQLTLWYHGIPEVGLYAGQHAGQTVVFTDSWPYRGCGWLPAVHHPSDPATLDLTLTVPVGYKAIGSGRLVRRDTLSGHVRYQWWLDASAPTYSFAFAVGDFVQTDTTLGDTLKVSYVLLSSDRDRVYRLWRTPEALRWFSQWLGPYPYRSYAVVQVPIDYAGMENASAPFLRADLFELGDIEGVQVHELVHQWFGNHVTIANWRDLWLSEGTATYLTTLFYEATVGVEVARQQWVEMARLTPEAFRLHGALVPSRVVDPEAHLTWVPYRKGACVLHLLRLKLGDAAFRQAWQTIYQRFAGKPLSTEGFRAVLEELSHQDLGAVFAYWVYSDRLPTLHVRWEAETRRLRWWITGDAGTLADVPFLLAIRQEGQVQYAYAQEQQALLAEASRPEVHPVGILMHITEE, from the coding sequence ATGAGGCGCTGGATTGCCATCTGGCAAGGCGTAGGATTACTGGGGTTGGTTGCCTGCAGCACGCCCCCCCAGGATTTCTACAGGCCGCCACCAGGCGTTAATGTGCAGCATTATGCGGTGAGCCTTACACTTGAGCCCGAAACGCGCCGTCTTGAGGCCCAGGTGATGCTGGAGGTGCGCCACCAGCGAAACGTTGCCGAACTGCCGCTTTGTTTTACGGCTGCGTTAACCATCGATTCGGCGCGCGTTGGTGATCGCCCTGTGCAGCCGGTGCGCCGGGGCGAACGTCTGGTGATGCCGCTTTCGGGCAGTACGCGAAGCCAGCTTACCCTTTGGTACCATGGCATTCCTGAAGTAGGGCTCTACGCTGGTCAACACGCCGGCCAAACGGTGGTGTTTACCGATTCCTGGCCTTACCGCGGGTGCGGCTGGTTGCCCGCTGTCCATCACCCTTCAGATCCGGCAACGCTGGATCTGACGCTGACGGTGCCTGTTGGCTACAAGGCCATTGGTAGTGGACGGCTTGTGCGTCGAGACACGCTAAGCGGCCACGTGCGCTATCAGTGGTGGTTGGACGCTTCGGCGCCTACCTATAGCTTTGCCTTTGCGGTAGGTGATTTTGTGCAAACCGACACCACGTTAGGCGATACACTTAAGGTATCGTATGTTTTGCTGTCTTCGGATCGAGACCGCGTCTATCGACTCTGGCGTACGCCCGAAGCTTTACGCTGGTTTAGCCAATGGCTTGGACCTTACCCCTATCGCAGTTATGCCGTAGTGCAGGTGCCTATTGACTATGCTGGTATGGAAAATGCCTCGGCACCGTTTCTGCGTGCCGACTTGTTTGAGCTGGGGGATATCGAGGGCGTGCAGGTGCACGAGCTCGTGCACCAGTGGTTCGGTAATCACGTTACCATAGCAAACTGGCGAGACCTGTGGCTTTCAGAAGGCACAGCAACGTACCTGACTACGCTGTTTTACGAAGCAACCGTAGGCGTCGAGGTTGCCCGTCAGCAATGGGTTGAAATGGCCCGCCTAACGCCCGAGGCATTCCGGCTTCATGGCGCGCTGGTTCCCAGCCGTGTTGTGGATCCAGAAGCACACCTAACCTGGGTGCCTTACCGCAAAGGAGCTTGCGTGCTGCACCTGCTGCGGCTAAAGCTGGGTGATGCCGCCTTTCGTCAGGCCTGGCAGACGATCTATCAACGGTTTGCCGGAAAGCCACTCTCTACGGAAGGCTTTCGGGCAGTTTTAGAAGAGCTCAGTCACCAAGATCTTGGAGCGGTGTTTGCTTACTGGGTCTACAGCGATCGCCTGCCAACGCTGCACGTACGCTGGGAAGCGGAGACGCGCCGGCTACGCTGGTGGATTACTGGTGATGCCGGCACGCTTGCCGACGTTCCGTTCCTACTCGCCATCCGGCAAGAAGGCCAAGTGCAGTACGCCTATGCCCAGGAGCAGCAGGCGTTGCTGGCGGAAGCCTCGCGACCCGAAGTTCATCCCGTTGGGATTCTTATGCATATCACTGAAGAGTAA
- a CDS encoding YtxH domain-containing protein, giving the protein MKTYTRGQLLVAGLAGMVAGSVVGFVVGLLVAPETGGQLRRRLSYRMTQLSERLQGMVESLLHPPEPSEAQRTGDALVANARAQAETIRQDIDALLGDLRRKRASSSSA; this is encoded by the coding sequence ATGAAAACCTATACACGTGGGCAACTCCTGGTAGCCGGATTGGCGGGTATGGTAGCAGGCAGCGTGGTTGGGTTTGTTGTAGGATTGCTGGTGGCACCGGAAACAGGAGGACAGTTGCGCCGCCGGCTGTCTTACCGTATGACCCAGCTGAGCGAGCGTTTGCAAGGAATGGTAGAATCCTTGCTGCATCCACCTGAGCCCAGCGAAGCACAGCGGACGGGAGATGCGCTGGTGGCCAATGCCCGAGCGCAAGCGGAAACCATCCGGCAGGATATTGACGCGCTTTTGGGCGACTTGCGCCGCAAGCGGGCATCTTCGTCGAGCGCCTAA
- a CDS encoding HAD family hydrolase, with the protein MIRLFVTDIDGCLAEPYRPFALDRFQELAFHARQAGRPGDHPCWPALSICSGRPYPYVEAITQALGLQVPVLFESGAGLFDPIAAAVYWHPAFTEDLAREVEALRHWLTAECLPGTALMLDFGKRTQAGVVGPNREEIQRLLPVVEAYVATHHPAFHVFHTHISIDIVPKGLTKREGLAWLLEVLGVSAAETAYIGDSNGDLGALELVGYAFAPANAAEVVRQQVDRVMAEPDIGGVVAAYHWCAAHNRACRQVAAP; encoded by the coding sequence ATGATTCGGCTATTTGTCACTGACATTGATGGTTGTTTGGCTGAGCCGTATCGACCGTTTGCGTTGGATCGGTTTCAGGAGCTAGCGTTTCATGCGCGTCAGGCCGGTCGGCCGGGGGATCACCCTTGCTGGCCTGCGCTTTCAATCTGTTCCGGACGTCCTTATCCGTACGTTGAAGCCATTACGCAGGCGTTAGGGTTGCAGGTGCCGGTGTTGTTTGAAAGCGGTGCAGGTCTGTTTGACCCGATAGCCGCTGCTGTCTACTGGCATCCCGCTTTTACTGAAGATTTAGCCCGAGAGGTGGAGGCGCTGCGGCACTGGCTAACTGCAGAATGCCTGCCAGGCACCGCACTCATGCTTGATTTTGGCAAGCGCACGCAGGCCGGCGTCGTAGGTCCCAATCGTGAAGAAATCCAGCGTCTGTTGCCCGTCGTCGAAGCTTATGTGGCAACCCATCATCCGGCATTCCATGTGTTCCATACGCATATTTCAATCGATATTGTACCCAAAGGTCTGACCAAACGTGAAGGGTTGGCTTGGCTTTTGGAGGTTTTAGGGGTGTCGGCAGCCGAAACAGCCTATATTGGTGATTCCAATGGCGATTTGGGAGCCCTGGAGCTAGTGGGTTACGCGTTTGCCCCTGCTAACGCGGCCGAGGTAGTACGCCAACAGGTGGATCGGGTAATGGCTGAGCCAGATATTGGCGGTGTAGTGGCAGCTTACCATTGGTGTGCTGCCCATAACAGGGCATGTCGTCAGGTTGCAGCACCTTAA
- a CDS encoding enoyl-ACP reductase FabI, whose product MAHKSYGLLEGKKGVIFGALNEQSIAWAIAEAVHREGGRFVLSNAPVAKRLGTLETLAAKTGSSIIWADATNNEELLALFRQAKQTLGPLDFIVHSIGMGLNIRKNRPYEDLNYEWYFKTLDISAVSLHRIIHCALAEEALADGASIVTLSYIGAQRTFSQYSEMGDAKALLESIVRSWGYRLGKRRIRINAISQSPTRTTAGSGITGFDAMYEFAQRVSPLGNADAQSCADYTVTLLSDLTRMVTMQTLYHDGGFSSMGISDELIEALQQALEPQGETQTS is encoded by the coding sequence ATGGCACACAAGAGCTATGGCCTGCTTGAAGGCAAAAAAGGAGTTATTTTTGGCGCCCTGAATGAACAAAGCATTGCCTGGGCGATTGCCGAGGCTGTGCATCGCGAAGGTGGACGGTTCGTGCTCTCGAACGCTCCGGTCGCCAAACGGCTGGGCACTTTAGAGACACTCGCAGCAAAAACCGGCAGTTCGATCATCTGGGCCGATGCCACCAACAACGAAGAGCTGCTTGCTCTTTTCCGGCAGGCAAAACAGACGCTGGGTCCGCTGGATTTTATCGTCCACTCGATTGGTATGGGACTCAACATTCGCAAAAACCGTCCCTACGAAGACCTGAATTACGAGTGGTATTTTAAGACGCTCGACATTTCGGCCGTAAGTCTGCACCGGATTATCCACTGCGCTTTAGCCGAAGAGGCGCTGGCCGATGGTGCCTCGATTGTCACGCTCAGCTATATTGGCGCGCAGCGCACGTTTTCGCAGTACTCTGAAATGGGCGATGCGAAGGCGCTGCTGGAGAGCATTGTGCGTTCCTGGGGCTATCGTTTGGGCAAGCGGCGCATTCGGATTAATGCGATTTCACAGAGTCCAACGCGCACCACAGCTGGTTCAGGCATTACGGGTTTTGATGCAATGTATGAATTCGCGCAGCGCGTATCGCCCCTAGGCAATGCGGATGCACAGAGCTGCGCCGATTATACCGTTACGCTGCTAAGCGACCTAACCCGTATGGTGACCATGCAGACCTTATACCATGATGGGGGGTTTAGCAGCATGGGCATCTCCGACGAACTGATTGAGGCCTTGCAGCAGGCGTTAGAACCGCAAGGTGAGACCCAAACTTCATGA
- a CDS encoding class I SAM-dependent methyltransferase yields the protein MPQGALSGNLRRYTVNNRLYRWHIAQFLEQLATLVAQTQPKTLLDVGCGEGFVAAFLKQRLPEVEITGIDASVSALAYAQAHFGQYATFRRGDIYSLPFPDRAFDTVVCSEVLEHLEDPESAIAELKRVARRYVVLTVPLEPYFRWLNRLGQWLRVSEDPGHVQFWTHAAFKRLVQQHFNEAKLYRKHIYQLACGYVDAAT from the coding sequence ATGCCACAGGGCGCGCTTTCTGGAAACCTACGACGGTATACGGTAAACAATCGGCTGTATCGCTGGCATATCGCGCAATTTCTAGAGCAGCTAGCCACCCTAGTTGCTCAGACGCAGCCGAAAACGCTACTGGATGTAGGCTGTGGAGAAGGTTTTGTGGCCGCATTCCTAAAGCAGCGCTTGCCGGAAGTCGAGATTACAGGCATCGACGCTTCAGTATCGGCGCTGGCGTATGCTCAAGCGCATTTTGGCCAGTATGCTACGTTTCGCCGAGGGGATATTTATAGCCTTCCTTTTCCCGATCGGGCTTTTGATACAGTGGTATGCAGCGAGGTGCTGGAGCATCTAGAGGATCCAGAAAGTGCCATTGCAGAGCTGAAGCGGGTAGCCCGACGCTACGTGGTGCTAACGGTACCGCTGGAACCTTACTTTCGCTGGTTGAATCGCCTAGGACAGTGGCTGCGCGTGAGCGAAGATCCCGGCCACGTTCAGTTCTGGACGCATGCCGCATTTAAGCGCTTGGTACAACAGCACTTCAATGAGGCAAAGCTATACCGCAAGCACATCTACCAGCTTGCCTGCGGCTATGTTGATGCAGCTACTTGA
- a CDS encoding YaaA family protein, translated as MPEFAILLPPAEGKKAGGNPLAPNVFDYRAPNTFNYFSELNLERRRLIDALQQAIHKGCDLEKLFGLKGPMLDEAVRITLALYKAPLMAALDRYSPGVMYQALDFASLPTGAQRRFLENTIIFSGLFGLLRPDDLIPNYRLRMDAVVPGIGKVSRYWRPHISPLLNELLKDRVVWNLLSTVHQEAWEDAHTYHQMVEVRFFREQKGVRRPVTHGVKPLRGRLVNFIVREGLADPEGLRAWRDPEGYVLDAASSQFDAVMRRVVLVMVKRS; from the coding sequence ATGCCTGAATTTGCCATTCTTCTACCTCCTGCCGAAGGTAAAAAGGCAGGGGGTAACCCGTTGGCTCCTAACGTGTTCGACTATCGCGCGCCGAACACGTTTAACTACTTTAGCGAGCTCAACCTTGAGCGGCGGCGGCTCATCGATGCCTTACAGCAGGCAATTCATAAAGGATGTGACTTGGAAAAACTTTTCGGCCTCAAAGGCCCTATGTTGGACGAAGCGGTGCGCATCACGTTGGCGCTCTACAAAGCCCCGCTTATGGCTGCCTTAGACCGGTACAGTCCTGGCGTGATGTACCAAGCTTTGGATTTTGCCAGTCTTCCTACCGGAGCGCAGCGCCGTTTTCTGGAAAATACAATCATTTTTTCGGGTCTTTTTGGACTGCTCCGGCCAGATGATCTCATTCCCAACTATCGCTTGCGCATGGACGCCGTGGTGCCGGGCATCGGTAAAGTCTCGCGTTACTGGCGACCGCATATCAGTCCTCTGCTCAATGAGCTGCTTAAGGACCGCGTGGTGTGGAACTTGCTTTCTACGGTTCATCAAGAAGCCTGGGAAGATGCCCACACCTATCACCAAATGGTTGAGGTGCGGTTCTTTCGGGAACAGAAGGGCGTACGCCGGCCGGTAACCCATGGCGTAAAACCGTTACGTGGGCGTTTAGTTAATTTTATTGTACGTGAAGGTTTGGCTGACCCGGAAGGGCTTCGCGCTTGGCGCGATCCTGAAGGATACGTGCTCGACGCGGCTTCTAGCCAGTTCGATGCGGTCATGCGGCGCGTGGTACTGGTTATGGTCAAACGCAGCTGA
- a CDS encoding type III pantothenate kinase: MQEIWLTLDLGNSALKGGLFAGERLLHAFNVPIKGVALDVALEAALEGYRPSRAAMASVVPALSGRVQEAVARITGRCPALIGPDWQLPVRLSYQTPHTLGADRLAAAAAAWVHYGQAGHRPVVVLLAGTALTLEVIDATGCFQGGLIAPGPELLRRALATGTAQLPEVPLDWPFSPIGRSTQEALQAGILYGFVESACGLLRRVTTALAAEPVVVLSGGWATLLEPHLGTKVHLEPYLVLEGVRLLLALNPERGR; encoded by the coding sequence ATGCAAGAAATTTGGCTAACGCTTGACTTAGGCAACAGCGCGCTAAAAGGCGGCCTCTTTGCTGGAGAGCGCCTGCTCCATGCATTTAACGTACCGATCAAGGGAGTTGCGTTAGACGTGGCACTCGAGGCCGCGCTGGAAGGCTACCGGCCCAGTCGGGCAGCCATGGCTTCGGTTGTACCAGCGCTAAGCGGCCGCGTGCAGGAAGCAGTGGCGCGCATAACTGGCCGATGCCCTGCGCTTATTGGTCCGGATTGGCAGCTGCCTGTGCGGCTAAGCTACCAAACGCCCCATACTTTGGGTGCCGATCGTCTAGCCGCTGCAGCAGCAGCTTGGGTGCACTATGGCCAGGCAGGACATCGTCCGGTTGTGGTGCTTTTGGCCGGCACTGCACTTACCCTTGAGGTGATTGACGCAACCGGATGCTTCCAGGGCGGTCTCATTGCTCCAGGTCCGGAGCTGCTTCGGCGTGCGCTGGCTACCGGTACCGCACAGCTCCCCGAAGTGCCGCTTGACTGGCCTTTTTCTCCAATCGGGCGTTCTACGCAGGAAGCCCTCCAAGCCGGCATTTTATACGGCTTTGTTGAAAGCGCATGCGGCCTACTTCGACGTGTAACGACCGCACTTGCTGCGGAACCTGTGGTGGTGTTGAGCGGTGGTTGGGCTACGCTACTAGAGCCGCACCTAGGGACCAAAGTACACCTAGAGCCCTATCTGGTGCTGGAAGGCGTACGCTTGCTGCTTGCACTGAACCCAGAGCGAGGCCGCTAG
- a CDS encoding inositol monophosphatase family protein, producing the protein MSTLYEQARDVAAELALQAGRLVRFYAGRVAVREKGYNELVTRADEEVQRFLVEALQARFPNHAILAEEDIAGLQGAVGPTPFRWIIDPIDGTTNFTHGVPPYAISLALQHEGQTVVGVVYDVPHDELFTAVRGGGLYVNGVRAQVSSTRTLREALITTGFPYREVVHLREYLEALGRVIKATRGVRRPGAASVDLAWVACGRFDGFFETGLSPWDVAAGILLVEEGGGKVTDFHGRPNPVDARQLLATNGHLHEALCKLVAPLHHVYA; encoded by the coding sequence ATGTCTACATTGTACGAACAAGCGCGGGATGTAGCGGCTGAGCTCGCGTTGCAGGCCGGGCGTCTGGTGCGTTTTTATGCAGGCCGGGTAGCTGTTCGCGAGAAAGGTTATAACGAGCTGGTCACGCGTGCTGACGAAGAAGTGCAGCGGTTTCTGGTGGAAGCCTTGCAGGCGCGCTTCCCCAATCACGCCATCCTGGCCGAGGAGGACATAGCTGGTTTGCAAGGCGCAGTTGGCCCTACGCCGTTTCGCTGGATCATCGATCCTATCGACGGTACTACAAACTTTACGCATGGCGTGCCGCCTTATGCTATTAGTCTTGCGCTGCAACATGAAGGGCAGACCGTAGTTGGGGTGGTCTACGACGTTCCCCACGATGAGCTGTTTACCGCAGTGCGTGGCGGTGGGCTCTACGTCAATGGTGTGCGCGCCCAAGTAAGCTCCACCCGTACGCTACGAGAGGCGCTGATTACAACGGGCTTCCCTTATCGCGAAGTGGTGCATCTGCGGGAGTATTTGGAAGCGCTGGGACGCGTCATTAAGGCAACGCGTGGGGTGCGGCGGCCTGGAGCGGCTTCGGTCGATCTGGCTTGGGTAGCCTGTGGGCGTTTCGACGGCTTTTTTGAAACAGGCTTGAGCCCCTGGGACGTGGCTGCCGGCATCTTGCTGGTTGAGGAAGGTGGCGGAAAAGTTACCGACTTTCACGGTCGACCCAATCCTGTCGATGCCCGGCAGCTGCTGGCCACCAACGGCCATCTGCACGAAGCCCTCTGCAAGCTGGTCGCACCGCTCCACCACGTGTACGCTTAA
- a CDS encoding L,D-transpeptidase family protein, giving the protein MSSGCSTLTVALQPILLFLYVVRKRQEAMFTLGIWLGLLVALSPDSSTGLYYVAVEQALLYQAPANGAYLALSRREPVRLLTRQGYWWRVRTQDGAEGYVEAHALSNVWLRVSKRQQRLYLYRGTTLVRSFPVDLGPNPYADKVQRGSLTNPDDWRTPEGVFYVAAKNARSRYYKALVLNYPTADHALRGLQEGRISPAEYRAIVEAEAAFRMPPMNTALGGWIEIHGQGTGQQVNWTQGCVALRNEDIDALWPLVVVGTPVLIEP; this is encoded by the coding sequence ATGTCGTCAGGTTGCAGCACCTTAACCGTTGCATTGCAACCCATTTTACTGTTTCTTTACGTTGTTCGTAAACGCCAAGAGGCCATGTTTACCCTAGGGATATGGCTAGGTCTGCTGGTGGCTTTGTCTCCCGATAGCAGCACAGGGCTTTATTACGTGGCTGTCGAGCAAGCGCTGCTGTATCAGGCCCCAGCCAATGGGGCTTACTTGGCCCTATCGCGGCGCGAGCCGGTCCGTCTGCTCACACGCCAGGGTTACTGGTGGCGGGTGCGTACGCAAGACGGCGCCGAAGGGTATGTAGAGGCGCATGCGTTGTCGAACGTTTGGCTTCGGGTTTCGAAGCGTCAGCAACGGCTGTATCTATATCGGGGCACGACGTTGGTGCGCAGCTTTCCAGTTGACCTCGGTCCCAATCCGTATGCTGATAAAGTGCAACGCGGCAGTCTAACTAATCCCGACGACTGGCGCACGCCGGAAGGGGTTTTCTACGTAGCCGCAAAGAATGCCCGCAGCCGTTACTATAAAGCCCTGGTGCTGAATTACCCAACCGCTGATCATGCCCTACGCGGATTACAGGAAGGGCGAATCAGTCCAGCCGAGTACCGAGCTATTGTAGAAGCCGAAGCGGCTTTTCGAATGCCACCTATGAATACCGCGTTGGGTGGGTGGATTGAAATTCACGGACAAGGCACCGGCCAGCAAGTGAACTGGACCCAGGGCTGCGTCGCGCTGCGCAATGAGGACATAGACGCACTTTGGCCGCTGGTGGTCGTTGGCACCCCGGTACTTATTGAACCCTGA
- the udk gene encoding uridine kinase: MGRPVVIGIAGGSGSGKTTVLRKIVEAFGPAYIAVLEHDAYYKDLSHLPFEERVRVNFDHPDALETELLRAHLDELLAGRPIEKPVYNFTTHTRAPYTVRIEPRPVIILEGILVLAEPLLRERMDIKLYVDAPDDVRLIRRIRRDMEERGRTIESILEQYERTVRPMHLEFVEPSRRLADVIIPGGGYNQVAIDMVLARIAALLETYAL; encoded by the coding sequence ATGGGGCGACCGGTGGTCATTGGCATTGCAGGGGGATCCGGCTCGGGAAAAACAACTGTACTGCGCAAAATCGTCGAAGCCTTTGGGCCTGCTTACATCGCCGTTTTGGAGCACGATGCTTACTATAAAGACCTAAGTCATTTACCCTTTGAAGAGCGCGTGCGGGTTAACTTCGATCACCCGGACGCACTCGAAACCGAACTGCTTCGGGCACACTTAGACGAGCTGCTGGCTGGAAGACCTATCGAAAAACCAGTCTACAACTTTACCACACACACCCGAGCCCCTTATACAGTTCGCATTGAACCCCGTCCGGTAATCATCTTGGAAGGTATTCTCGTGCTGGCTGAGCCCTTGCTACGCGAGCGTATGGACATTAAGCTTTACGTGGATGCTCCCGACGACGTACGGCTTATTCGCCGCATCCGGCGGGATATGGAAGAGCGGGGGCGCACAATCGAATCGATTCTGGAGCAGTACGAGCGTACGGTCCGTCCTATGCATTTGGAGTTTGTCGAGCCTTCTCGACGCTTAGCCGACGTGATTATTCCTGGGGGTGGCTATAACCAGGTAGCCATCGACATGGTGCTGGCAAGAATTGCAGCGCTTTTAGAAACTTATGCGCTCTAG